In the genome of Thermoproteus tenax Kra 1, the window ATACGGTAACTATTATCGCGGCAAATATAGGTAAAGCTACTGCAAATGTAATCATATTATTGTCATATATGAATTAACCAGCCTCTCGGCCACTTGATCCCAAGTTATCATCTCATTTCTTATTTTACTTAAATATAAGCTTATAGTCTTCCTCAGATGGTCGTCCTTCAGAAGTTTGATAACGGCCTTAGCTAAAGCGTCTTTGTCGTCTCTGGGTACAACTAGTCCCTCTAGTTGGTTTTTTACGTGGTATTGTAGAGTTCCTACATCTGTGACGATCGCCGGCCTTCCTCTGGCTTTAGCCTCGTAGACGAGGAGAGGGTATGACTCCCCCGCGTGTCTCGACGGCAGTACCACAAACTCCGACGCGTCTATCAAGGCTATTTTGTCTTCCTCACTTATGTAGCCTAGGTATCTGACTCTCTCTTTCACCTTAGCTGCCAACTTCAAGCTTCTTTTCAGATATTTCTCACAGCCTTTGCCCGCAATTATGAGGGTTGTGTCGGCCACCTCATTAGCAATATCTGTATAGGCCTTGATGAGCAAGTCTAGGCCCTTGGTTGGATGTATTCTGCCTATGTATGATATTACCCTACCCTCAACGCCATATTTCTTCCTAAATATGTCAGCCATATTAGGCAATCTTATGTATTGTTCGTCGACGCCGTGTGGCAACACTATGGCGCTTTTGCCGTATTCTCTCTGGAGCATCTCCGCCTCTACCTCGTTGGTCACAAGCGCCAAGTCGGCGAGATTGACGGCTTTTTTCGTTATCCAATTTTGGTACTGATAGCCTAAGGTCCTTAATATCGGATTGTAATGTCTCTTTAAGTATTTTATTCCTAAGAAAAACATAGCTATAGGTATCTGTAGATCTTTAGCTTTTTTTACTACTATATATGTAAATAAGCTGTTCTGGCTCCATCCCTGTACTATGTCTGCTGTTTTTAGCAGCTTTGTTGGGATCTCTTTGGGCATCGTTAGATCTGGGTAGTGGGCTCTCCAGGCCTTGACTCTGTGCACATGTACGCCGTTTATCTCCTCTCCGAGCTTGACCGAGTCGCCGTAGGCGCTCGTTACTACGTGTACTTCGTGTCCGAGCTTCGCCTGCTCCTCGGCCAGTTTTTTAATGGCGTTTTCTATTCCTCCTACGGTTGGATAATAGCTGTGGTGTACGTGTACTATTATCATCGCTGCGCTATTTCTTGGTAGAGTTTTTTGTACATTGGCATTATCCTGCTCCATGTATGTTGTCTTGCCCATTCTACGGCATTATTGCTTAACGTTCTGTGTAGGTCTTTGTTTGTGATCAGCTCTACAACGCCTTCGGCGTACTTAACAGGGTCCGGCTCTGCGTATAGGCTTGTTCTGCCCGGCGGCGCTGCGTAGATCTGTCCCCCGCGGCCTGTTATTACGCATGGCGTCCCGTGGGCTTGTGCTTCAAGCAACGTTATTCCGAAGGGCTCGTATATCGCTGGGTGCGTCAACACTGCGGCTTTTCTGTAGAGCTCGTGTTTAGCCTCTTCGCCGACTACCCCCAGATACTCGATCTTTAATGAGTTCTTCCTGGCCTGTCTCACTATATCTTGGGCCAGCCCCTCGTCCGGACCCGCCACGATTAATCTAGCGTCTTTTACCTGCTTATTGATATGCTTCATGGCTTTTATAAGCAGGTCTAGGTTTTTGGCTTTGCTTATTCTACCTACATATAGTAGAGTTGCTTCGTCCTTTATGTTGTTTTGGTCTATTATACCCTCGTCAATCCCATGCGGTATCACTACGATTTTCCCCTCGCCGACGCCTATTTCAGTTAGCGTTTTCTCCTCATGCGGCGTTAGTGCTATTATCTTATCGTACTTGGTTAATACGTTCTTCAAAAATGTATCTATAAACTTGTAGTATGTCCATGTCACTATGCCTACCTGCTTCATCGTGTGGTATGGCGCATGAGGATGCAGTATTGCCCTAAATCCCAACTTGTCTTTCAACTTCGCTGTTTGAAATACGTGTGGGTGCCTCCAGGCGTGCACATGCACTACGTCGGGCCTTAGCCTTTTTATCGCTTGAGGTAGCTCTTCACTATACGTCCCGTGGCTCCAGATGAGTGTCGGCTTTAGTCTGATCACCTTTACGCCGTTTATCTCCTCCTCTCTGGGCAGTTTTCCTCTCCCTCCCTTCCTCAGCCTGTTGTAAGTCACTACGTAGACTTCGTTGTCTCTAGCTAGGTGCTCCGCCACTCTCTTAACCACCTCCTCCATCCCGCCGATTACTGGCGCGTAGAACGGCGCTATATGAATTATCTTCATGGTCTCTCGGCACTAGAATGGAGTCCCATTTACGCCGTTATCTCAGTTAAAGTCCTTGGAGGTATTCCCTTCGGCAACCTCGCGCCCCCTCGCTAGTGCGCCCACTGCCGCCTCTAGGGCTTTAACGCGCTTGGGACAGAGCCGTCATCATGAGCAGAAGTGTGGATAGCTATGCGCCCTCATTCTGAAAATTTTGACCTTTCTGACAAGGGCCGTCGTTAATAGGGCTATCGTCAGGGCGTTGGTGGATATCAATACGGGTCCGAGCCCAATACCCCACGGCGTGTAGTTCAACGCTAGGCCTATCAACGGCAGTACAGCGAAACTAAGGCCTATCGCTAGAGCTAGTCTCTCCAGTGGACTTAGCTCGTCGCCCCTTGGGTATAGCGTTTCGACTATAGCATAGCCAGGTAAAAAGAGGAGCATCAATGCTCCTAGTATGTACCGCACATAGATGAGAGGCGGCTCTGTTACCAAGGTCACAACAAATACTGAGGCCGCTACTAGGGCTATAGAGAGCCAGTACCAAGCGCTCTCGATACTGAAGATATAGGCTATAGCGCTCCTGGGGGCTCCCTCCAGCTCCACCTCGCCCCTCTTCCACATCATAAATAGCTCGTAGGCTACCAAGCCCTTTGGCACGCCGAGGCTTCTTGATACTTCATCGACTACCTCAGCCACGCTAGAACACACTCTCTTGGCTAGGACTCTTTCTAACTCTTCTCTCACCTTCATCGCTTGTTTGGCGTAGGTTTTGTTACATTTATCCAAATCTGTACGTAGTCGCCTGTGTATATCAGAGTCATGTTGTCGGGGCTGTACATCCACAACTCGCCCACAAGTCTGTACCTGCCCGTGGAGTTGGGGACTACTACTATGGGGATCACCCACGACTCGTTATAAGGCAATATCCTTTGGTACACAGCTATCGGTGTGACGTTTAGAGGAGGTAGGGACGTCGTGTTTACGAAGTAGAGCTTTACCACGTACCAAGTGGGCACGCCCATGTGGTTATAGACGTAGACGTAGAGCTTTATAGGCTGGTGGAGAGCCGCAGCGGTGGGATAGCCGCCTATCTTCATGTCGGGCCCCAACAGCCCTATTGCCGAGAACGGCTGGTTGTATTTGTTGAGCACTACCGGAGACACAGCCATTATCACTGCCACTACGAACACCGCCAGTAAGACTGCGGCAACCTCTGCGTCGAACAGCAAGGACCTAGCCCTCCCGTCTCCTCCGCCTCTTACTCTGTCGTTCCCCCTGAGCCGAAGCCACAGGGCTCCGATGAGCTCACGCCTTTTTAGATAGAGCAGGGCGGCGGCCGCTACGGCGAGTGCCAGCGCGACGATGTTAATAGCCATGTCAATAAGATAGTGCGCCCGCGCCTGTGGAAGCTCTGTGCGAGCCTCTTGGAGCAAGCTCTCCAGCAGAGAGGACGCGTTGATCCCATGTCCTGTCTCCTGAAGGTAGAGAGCTCTATTTAGGGCATCGACCATATTTGTGACGTTGTACCCTAATTTGCTCAACTCGACAATATAGCGGTAGGCCTCCAAGTAGCTTTCAAGGCTCATCGCGAATGCTGGCGTAACAATCAACATCAAAACGAGCGCCAGTAAGTAAGCACGTCCCATTTGGCGGAACGCCTCGTTAATATTTTTGTTCGCCCAAGGCGCAGTTGGCCGACGCCATCTGCAAACTCAGACTACGCGCGAGCTCATAGCTTTCCAGACAACGGCCATATTGAGAGCAATACGGCTCCTATCTCTATAGCCCTCCACCTCCTCGGCGTGTTTAATATCTGTAGGCCCAACGCGAGCGCCCTCTCCTCGTCTACCTCGACCCCCCTCTCCCTGGCCACGGCCCTCCCCAGGGCTATTGCCTTTAGGCGGAGGGGGGCCACCAGCTGTAGCACCTCCTTCACCGCACTCTCGAGGGCGGCGAGGAGGGTCTGCGACTTTATCCTCCCGCCCCTCCTCAGGAAGAGGATGGTGGCCTCTATCAGCGCCCTGGCGGTGGGGCTCACGAAACGCCAGACGCCTAGGCGCAGCGCTCTTGCCCTCAGCGCGACGAGCCTCAGCCCCACCGCCAGCGACATGCCGTATTAAAGGTGGGGTATTTTTAAGTTTAGCAGTTTCCCTTTAGGTAGTAGCTGAGCTGGTCTCTCGCTGTGTCTTGGTTGTGCGGAAGCAGAGCTCCGTATCTTCCGCGTGTCCGCCAGGAGTGGGGGCTTCGGCGGGTCTGAAGCGCTCCTGGTCGAGCTCGGCCGTTATCCTCCCTTTGTCTGTCTCCACTGCGATGCCTTTGTCCTGCGGCTCGTGTTGGAGCGCTCGTCTAGCGTGAGTCTGTCCACCTTTCCAGAATCTGACTCCGTAGGCCGGCGATTTGTCGGGCTCGGTGGGGTCGCCCACCCCTCGCCGCCTGCCAACACCTCTATCCCTCTGACCTTCCAGCCGTCCTCCTTTAGGCCGATTGGGATGTACGTGAGCACGGAGTTCGTCCTCGTGGAGCCTTGATCGTGGAGCCGGGGGTTCCCCTCTCCGCCAGTGGCCGGCGGCGATGTCCTCCACGTGGGGCTGGTCTGCGAAGGCGTTGCCTACATTATCCTGTCCGCTTCGCCCATCTTGAGCCTCATGACTTGGCACGCCAGCTCGTGGGGCCCCGCTTTTAAGGTCAGGGAGCTAGACCTCGGCCAGCTCGTTGGGCGGGATGAACCTTCTGTACCACCTCTGGAACTGCTGGGGGGTCGCCACGTGCACCTCCACCGGCGCTTCCGTTCTTCTGTAGACCTCCGTCATGATGTCGTATTTCCTCTCGACGGCGTTGGTCACGACGAGGATGTCTATGTCGCTGGTTGCGGTGTAGTCGCCTCTGACGGCCGACCCGAAGACGTACACCCTCGCCTCTGGGTCGTACCTCCTGGCCACCTCCTTCACCAGCTCCGCCACTGCCCTGTAGTTTCTTAGGTAGCTTAGGGGATCCCCCACGGCTGTGCCGGAGGTCCGGCTTAAAAATGTGGCGCGTAGAGCTCAACGCCACCGGCGGCTGTCGAGGCGGGAAGAGGGCGTGGGCGCCTAGGGTAGCTTCATCATTTTTGGCGTAGGCCGAACATTCTTGCGTATATTCGGTACTGAGGGGCGGCATCTCGTGAGATACCCTAGTGGGTCTGTCCCTTGGGGGCCGCGCGCCGTTGCCCCACGCTCTGTGGACCAACGCCCGAGGCAGTTGTGCCGGCGAAGGGGAAGGCTCAGGCGCCGCTTCGGCGGTGAGCGACGGCGGGCGCCTAGGGGCTGGCGGTTGGCCTGGTCAGCCTTCGACGTATTTCCTAAACACCTCTTCTACAAACCTCGCCAGGTCCTTGACCTCAGCCTCTTCGTATACTATGGGCAAGTATCGGGAGGCGATGTAGGCCTCCTCGAGCCTTGCTATGTAGTGTAGGTAGGCGATGTTGTTTACAAGCTCCAGCACTTGGGGCTCCACCTCGCCGAGCTCTCTGATGAGCCTCCTCAGCGAGTGTGTCCTTGGGTAGCCGCCCTTCTTCAGCAGGAGCTTGTACTTGAGGATGAGCTGGCAGTACTGCTCTAGGCTGAAGGCGGCTAGGTCGTATTCGCCCTCTCTAAGTAGCCTCTGGGCGTTTTTCAAAAAGGCGTGGGCCCTCCTTCTGAGGAGCTCCGCCTCTTCGAGAGACATATGGGAATAGTTTATAGATGTAAAAAAGCCTCATCGATGGGAGTGGCCGCCTCGGGCTTTCGGCTATATAAGAGGGCCTTGGGCTGTGGACTGCCGCGCGCGTACGGCTAGGCCCGCCCCGCCTTCACGAGCTCCATCAAGAGGCGCTGTATCTCAAGCAGTGTCTTCTGCACGTCGTCTATACGGGCGCTCAGGGCGTCCATCCTCTCGGTCAGCTCGGTAGTAACGGCGTCGATCCGTTTGTTCATATCGTCGATCCTCTTGTTGGTCTCGTCGATCCTCTGGCTCAGATTCGCAACCACAGCATCGATCCTCTTGTTCGTCTCCTCTATCTTCGCGCCCAAATCGGCCGCGACTGCGTCTATCCTCTTGTTTGTCTCGTCGATCTTCGCGCTCAGGCTCACAGTTACGGCATCTATGCGCTTGTTGGTCTCATCGATCCGTTTGTTCATATCGTCGATCCTCTGGCCTAGGCTCACGGTCACTGCGTCTATACGCTTGTTCGTATCATCCATCCTCTTGGCCAACTCTACGGCGACGGAGTCTATGCGTTTGTTTGTGTCGTCTATCCTCTTGTTCGTCTCCTCCATCCTCTGCTCCAGCCTCGCTATCTCCCCCCTTATCCCTCCCAGCTCGTTCACGATGGTGCCGAGGTACAATAGAAAGATGTCCTCCGTGGAGAGCTTCTTGCCCTCTCTGAGCTTCCCCACGACTCTGTCCACGGCCACTCTGAGGGCCTCCTGCGCGATAGGCGCTATGGAGTCCACGTCAAGCCCCCCTCTCCGGAATATAAAGATGACGCTGCAGAGTATTGCACGAGGTTCCTCCAACGGCGATTCTTCCCATC includes:
- a CDS encoding DUF1616 domain-containing protein; this encodes MGRAYLLALVLMLIVTPAFAMSLESYLEAYRYIVELSKLGYNVTNMVDALNRALYLQETGHGINASSLLESLLQEARTELPQARAHYLIDMAINIVALALAVAAAALLYLKRRELIGALWLRLRGNDRVRGGGDGRARSLLFDAEVAAVLLAVFVVAVIMAVSPVVLNKYNQPFSAIGLLGPDMKIGGYPTAAALHQPIKLYVYVYNHMGVPTWYVVKLYFVNTTSLPPLNVTPIAVYQRILPYNESWVIPIVVVPNSTGRYRLVGELWMYSPDNMTLIYTGDYVQIWINVTKPTPNKR
- a CDS encoding HEPN domain-containing protein, which translates into the protein MSLEEAELLRRRAHAFLKNAQRLLREGEYDLAAFSLEQYCQLILKYKLLLKKGGYPRTHSLRRLIRELGEVEPQVLELVNNIAYLHYIARLEEAYIASRYLPIVYEEAEVKDLARFVEEVFRKYVEG
- a CDS encoding coiled-coil domain-containing protein; amino-acid sequence: MDSIAPIAQEALRVAVDRVVGKLREGKKLSTEDIFLLYLGTIVNELGGIRGEIARLEQRMEETNKRIDDTNKRIDSVAVELAKRMDDTNKRIDAVTVSLGQRIDDMNKRIDETNKRIDAVTVSLSAKIDETNKRIDAVAADLGAKIEETNKRIDAVVANLSQRIDETNKRIDDMNKRIDAVTTELTERMDALSARIDDVQKTLLEIQRLLMELVKAGRA
- a CDS encoding glycosyltransferase family 4 protein; translated protein: MKIIHIAPFYAPVIGGMEEVVKRVAEHLARDNEVYVVTYNRLRKGGRGKLPREEEINGVKVIRLKPTLIWSHGTYSEELPQAIKRLRPDVVHVHAWRHPHVFQTAKLKDKLGFRAILHPHAPYHTMKQVGIVTWTYYKFIDTFLKNVLTKYDKIIALTPHEEKTLTEIGVGEGKIVVIPHGIDEGIIDQNNIKDEATLLYVGRISKAKNLDLLIKAMKHINKQVKDARLIVAGPDEGLAQDIVRQARKNSLKIEYLGVVGEEAKHELYRKAAVLTHPAIYEPFGITLLEAQAHGTPCVITGRGGQIYAAPPGRTSLYAEPDPVKYAEGVVELITNKDLHRTLSNNAVEWARQHTWSRIMPMYKKLYQEIAQR
- a CDS encoding glycosyltransferase family 4 protein, yielding MIIVHVHHSYYPTVGGIENAIKKLAEEQAKLGHEVHVVTSAYGDSVKLGEEINGVHVHRVKAWRAHYPDLTMPKEIPTKLLKTADIVQGWSQNSLFTYIVVKKAKDLQIPIAMFFLGIKYLKRHYNPILRTLGYQYQNWITKKAVNLADLALVTNEVEAEMLQREYGKSAIVLPHGVDEQYIRLPNMADIFRKKYGVEGRVISYIGRIHPTKGLDLLIKAYTDIANEVADTTLIIAGKGCEKYLKRSLKLAAKVKERVRYLGYISEEDKIALIDASEFVVLPSRHAGESYPLLVYEAKARGRPAIVTDVGTLQYHVKNQLEGLVVPRDDKDALAKAVIKLLKDDHLRKTISLYLSKIRNEMITWDQVAERLVNSYMTII
- a CDS encoding nucleotidyltransferase domain-containing protein, producing the protein MGDPLSYLRNYRAVAELVKEVARRYDPEARVYVFGSAVRGDYTATSDIDILVVTNAVERKYDIMTEVYRRTEAPVEVHVATPQQFQRWYRRFIPPNELAEV
- a CDS encoding DUF1616 domain-containing protein; the protein is MKVREELERVLAKRVCSSVAEVVDEVSRSLGVPKGLVAYELFMMWKRGEVELEGAPRSAIAYIFSIESAWYWLSIALVAASVFVVTLVTEPPLIYVRYILGALMLLFLPGYAIVETLYPRGDELSPLERLALAIGLSFAVLPLIGLALNYTPWGIGLGPVLISTNALTIALLTTALVRKVKIFRMRAHSYPHFCS